ATCCAGACCCGCTCGGGCTGCCGAGGGGGGTGGGCCGTGGCGGTCCAGGTCGAGATCAACGGTTCCGGCAACATCACATCCGACGCCACCGGCATCCGTCCCCTCGTGTTGGCCGTGCTTGACGGTGGAGCCCGTTGGATCACCCGCCCGGGACGCGGACCTCCACGGTCCGGGAGGCGAGGTCCACGTCACGGCAGCTTTGGGTGCAGGCGTGTTCGATGAGGCGGAAATCGAACGCGTAGGACCCTGCAGAGGGCACCTCGACCGTGAGGTTCCAGGACGGCCAGGCGTGCTCGCCGACCACATCGGTGGTGAAGATTTCAAGCCAGACATGCACGCGATCGAAGGCGCGATCGAGCCTGACATACCGAACCCACTCCACGGTGCCTGGCTCCTGGTTGAAGCTGGACCAGGTGGAGGGCCCCTCGACGAGGAAGGCAACAGACGAGTTCGTGACGCGCACGACGCTGACGTTGAGGCCTTCGCGGCGGCCCTCGACACCGCGGTAGACGGCCTCGAAGGGGAGATCCTCGCCGGGAGGCTCGGGGAACCGCCACGTGCACCCGGAAACGAGCAACACCGCGACGACTAGCAGCGTGGCCGGGATTGGCCCTTGGTTTCGGGTGATAGAATGCAAGTCAGTTCACTTGGTCTCCCTGGCATGGCCAGATTGAATCTCGGCATAGGCGTCGTGGTGACGCGCTCGGAGGCGCTCGGTCTCCCCATATCCGAGGAGCCGCAGCCACGCGCCGTAGGAGGCGGGATCGTCCAGCGTCGCCTCGTCCCCGTGAAGGTGATGCCATGGATCACGGTCTCCCAAGAAGGGCCCGTTGGCTGCCCAATGCTGAGCGTTGGTTTCTCGCAAACCGGCGCCGATGTCGTTGCTGGGGCCCAAGTTGTAGGACCAGCGCCGCGGGCCGTAATCATTCTGCTGGCTCTCCACACGATACCACATGATGTAGTCTTGCTGGTTGTGGTGGTACACATCTGACCTTCCATTATCATCGAGCCCGCGGTCTTGCGAGGGCTCTATCGTCCCAATGAGGTTGTGGCCGAGTTCGTGGATGAAAGATCGTCGTTGCATGGCGTCCACTTCCCACGGGAAGTACACGTTCATCATGCAGCCGTGGAAGAGGACGAACATGAAGCCCGGAGCGCTGCCCATGCCTACCGTGCGATCTTCCCACGGGAGAACACCGCACGAGGACTGCATCGAGTCGGCGATGAGCGCGTAGTGGAAAACTCCCCGCTTGACCATGGGCATGTTCGTATTGTAATAGCTCTTCCACTGCGACTCAGTGTTGAAGGGCTTCTGATAGGGCACCTTGTACCCAACGAAAATGTGGAGCCGGAAGCCCTTGCCTTGGAAGAGATTCTTTGCGATCGTTGCCTGCTCGTCGGTCAGCGCGATCAGGCACCGCCCGCTTTCGAAGCACTTGTCCATCACGTCCTGCCAAACGTAAATGTCCCGGACGGTCGGCGATGGATACTCGCATGGGCTGCCGCCGTCGCGGCAGAAGATGGCGTTGCGGTCGTGCATCGGGTACCACTGCGACTCGAGGTAGTCGTTGAGCCCGTCGAAATCGTGGTCGGGGTTGCCGTCGCTCGTGCCCTGGGCCGCTTCTCGGCATAGAACGAGCCCGTCCTGGTCGACGTCGCGCGTGTCGGCCGTGTGAATGGACTCGGAGGAGGTCGCGGAACCGCCGCGCCCGTCGTTCACGGTGAGGCGGATGGTGAAGGTGCCGCCGGGGCACGCGTAGGTCTTGGTCTTCGTGGGCCCGCCCGTGGCCGTGGTCCCGTCGCCCCAGACCCAACTGTACGCGATTGGGTCGCCGTCGGGATCCCCCGAGCACCCCGCTTCCACACGAACGAGCAAGATTGAATCGAAGTAGGTCTGGAAGCATGCCGTCGGCGCGCGGTTCGCAGGCGGAGGCGAGCTTCCTGAGTGGCTCACGGAGCAGCTGACGTCGGCACCGCCGGGGCGGTTCGTCGTGCCTTGGACGAGGACGCTGGAGGCAAAGGCGACGTTGGCGTTCAGCTGCGTCGTGGTGATCGAGCCGGCCGTGAAACCTTCGGTCCCTCCCGTGTTGAAGGGCGGCGTGTCGGTCGGGTTCGGCAGGAGATAGTACGTCGTGGACCACGCGTTGGACTGCCAGTGGATCCACGCCCCACCGTCGACGCGAAGGCGGTACCACTGACCATACGACGTGGTCCCCGTATAGGCAAACTGCGTGAGCGTTCCCGAGCCGGACGCGCTCCAGATGGTCGTCCACGCGCCGTCGGTGTCCGCCGGCGTATACGTGGCAGACGTGGCAAGGTGCACGGTGCCCGATACGGGGGCCGGCGACGGCCCGGATGACGTCACGGCCGTGTAGCTCGTGGTCGTCGAGGGGTTCCGGTTCGTCGTCCCTTCGACCCGCACGCTCGAGGTGTATGCGAGGTTCGCGTCCGTCGGCGTCGTGGTGATGGAACCGGCAGTGAAACCGTCGGTGCTGGGCGTATTGTACGGGGCGGTGTTCATCGGGTTGGGCTGGAGATAGTACGTCGTGGACCCCGCGTTGGACTGCCAATGGATCCACGCCCCGCCGTCGATCTGGATCCGGTACCATTGGCCGTACGACGTGGTGCCGGTGTAGCTGAAGCGGG
The DNA window shown above is from Candidatus Thermoplasmatota archaeon and carries:
- a CDS encoding PKD domain-containing protein, whose translation is MNRAETVAPPDSDPGWSLMWSTTGSGTLTRFSYTGTTSYGQWYRIQIDGGAWIHWQSNAGSTTYYLQPNPMNTAPYNTPSTDGFTAGSITTTPTDANLAYTSSVRVEGTTNRNPSTTTSYTAVTSSGPSPAPVSGTVHLATSATYTPADTDGAWTTIWSASGSGTLTQFAYTGTTSYGQWYRLRVDGGAWIHWQSNAWSTTYYLLPNPTDTPPFNTGGTEGFTAGSITTTQLNANVAFASSVLVQGTTNRPGGADVSCSVSHSGSSPPPANRAPTACFQTYFDSILLVRVEAGCSGDPDGDPIAYSWVWGDGTTATGGPTKTKTYACPGGTFTIRLTVNDGRGGSATSSESIHTADTRDVDQDGLVLCREAAQGTSDGNPDHDFDGLNDYLESQWYPMHDRNAIFCRDGGSPCEYPSPTVRDIYVWQDVMDKCFESGRCLIALTDEQATIAKNLFQGKGFRLHIFVGYKVPYQKPFNTESQWKSYYNTNMPMVKRGVFHYALIADSMQSSCGVLPWEDRTVGMGSAPGFMFVLFHGCMMNVYFPWEVDAMQRRSFIHELGHNLIGTIEPSQDRGLDDNGRSDVYHHNQQDYIMWYRVESQQNDYGPRRWSYNLGPSNDIGAGLRETNAQHWAANGPFLGDRDPWHHLHGDEATLDDPASYGAWLRLLGYGETERLRARHHDAYAEIQSGHARETK